From the genome of Metabacillus schmidteae, one region includes:
- the ssb gene encoding single-stranded DNA-binding protein has product MLNRVVLVGRLVKNPDLRYTSSGVAVATFTLAVNRTFTNQQGEREADFLNCVVWRKQAESTANFLKKGSLAGVDGRLQSRSYEDQTGKRVYVTEVVAETVQFLDVKGSGNGNQDGNQENNNTNQNNNRNQSQNNNNSFGDPFSNAIPYDIPDDDLPF; this is encoded by the coding sequence ATGCTTAATCGAGTCGTGCTTGTTGGTAGATTAGTAAAAAATCCCGATCTTAGATATACATCAAGTGGAGTAGCTGTTGCTACATTTACTTTGGCAGTAAATCGTACGTTTACCAATCAACAAGGTGAACGTGAAGCAGATTTTCTGAATTGCGTAGTTTGGAGAAAACAAGCCGAAAGTACTGCAAACTTCTTGAAAAAAGGTAGTTTGGCTGGTGTTGATGGTCGTTTACAATCACGCTCATATGAAGATCAGACAGGGAAGCGTGTTTATGTAACGGAAGTTGTTGCGGAGACTGTTCAGTTTCTTGATGTAAAAGGTTCTGGAAATGGAAATCAGGACGGTAATCAAGAAAATAACAACACAAACCAAAATAACAACCGTAATCAGAGTCAAAATAACAATAACTCTTTTGGAGATCCATTTTCTAATGCCATTCCTTATGACATTCCAGACGATGATCTTCCCTTTTAA
- a CDS encoding DUF6094 domain-containing protein, translating into MSNIGNKIRSGFFATPHLQGEYVKQLLDFSGDCSILDPTAGEGELLSQLAEEQEYKITTYGVELDKGRAEKASKVLDHSVNAPIESMVISNDVFSMLWLNPPYDFSIKGMEDDEADRKEYLELVRNTRYLAPNGVLVFVIPSYRIADAKIARFLAVNFENIGILRFSDDDYDGFKQCIFIGTKKPGKFKEYNKKLFDFLIEMESEEFVKTKVTPINLMVGKHKWKVPAGPTEIRTFYTKLESKANFVDAIRSSKGFAAFKERSKPKSLVLGGNPIINIAQGQMALLLASGACNGLIGEGDHLHAVQGLEIVKKVKSEEEKHHESGGTSTLTKIRTVREVSIKVITPSGAIKKFV; encoded by the coding sequence ATGTCTAATATAGGTAACAAAATTCGCAGTGGATTTTTCGCAACCCCACATCTTCAAGGAGAATATGTTAAACAATTGCTAGATTTTTCAGGTGATTGTAGCATTTTAGATCCTACAGCTGGAGAAGGGGAATTACTTTCGCAACTTGCTGAAGAACAAGAATATAAGATTACCACTTATGGAGTGGAGCTTGATAAAGGCCGAGCTGAAAAGGCTTCTAAGGTGCTAGATCATTCTGTTAATGCTCCAATCGAATCCATGGTGATCTCTAATGATGTATTTAGTATGTTGTGGTTAAATCCTCCGTATGATTTTAGCATTAAAGGTATGGAAGATGATGAAGCTGATCGTAAGGAATATTTAGAATTGGTGAGAAATACAAGGTATTTAGCACCTAATGGAGTATTGGTTTTCGTCATTCCTTCTTACCGTATCGCAGATGCTAAGATAGCGAGATTTCTAGCTGTAAACTTCGAAAATATAGGGATTCTACGTTTTTCTGATGATGATTATGATGGTTTTAAACAATGTATATTCATTGGTACGAAGAAGCCTGGGAAGTTCAAAGAGTACAATAAAAAACTTTTTGATTTTCTGATTGAGATGGAATCAGAAGAGTTTGTAAAAACAAAAGTAACTCCTATTAACCTAATGGTCGGTAAACACAAATGGAAGGTACCGGCTGGTCCAACAGAAATTCGTACTTTCTATACAAAATTGGAAAGTAAAGCGAATTTTGTTGATGCTATTAGAAGTAGTAAAGGGTTCGCAGCGTTTAAAGAGCGTTCTAAACCGAAGTCACTTGTTTTAGGAGGAAATCCAATCATTAATATTGCACAAGGTCAGATGGCGTTATTGTTAGCTTCTGGTGCTTGTAATGGACTTATTGGTGAAGGGGATCACTTACATGCTGTACAGGGTTTAGAGATTGTTAAAAAAGTAAAGTCAGAAGAAGAGAAACATCACGAAAGTGGAGGAACTTCAACATTGACTAAAATCCGTACTGTCCGAGAAGTCTCTATAAAAGTAATTACTCCTTCAGGTGCAATTAAGAAATTCGTTTAA
- a CDS encoding LPD1 domain-containing protein — translation MEQTQLSFFGASEQINQLMEDIRSEVQVNRKVAYDVGVKIGGSRKDEAILRSQFSKEKNIEILSEIEKTSAVLAAELISKQELFSNFSLENEREQGVDCKVARLKQLLIQRIDNQPSDNEEARKKYFIAVQELSKWFSVLFTWDQFSDFISVMNKQLIYEGTSDDHVNYTVRRIADLKTKLVGTNKSDKVTISEIERLIRKSEERLKNIEAAKKYCYRILGDSFKNFFTKQQSINSTLKAIEKINSWDVLLAPKKSKGTGKKKQAVWERSLPERPDRKGGRETFVRKPEDMITGFQFRGVEFGHYVNDEKGLEHIFRCSEALHDLVDILGINDTDISLDCSLSLAFGARGRGKALGHYEPNYKVINFTKERGSLGICAHEVFHAIDHWLYCMSHENKNGRIGYLSNLDNIGSGISNELIRAMEELIKEMKEGSSLDYFPNENKPGTSWRISYALKTLYKQENGDLETIMTKQKVKLDESYQYHLSMVSSFSREKEIEKLERRKKRDLKKYAQALAWYHEQETGERVEGIPYPTDRSQFLQQALLLDRGSLGKYWSSNVELIARAFEAWVQDTLKANNRISDYLVCGTYDSIAYPMHEEREKINEKMSALVRVIAKSIHSK, via the coding sequence ATGGAACAAACACAATTAAGCTTTTTTGGAGCAAGTGAACAAATAAATCAGTTAATGGAAGATATTCGAAGCGAAGTTCAAGTGAATCGAAAGGTTGCTTATGATGTTGGGGTTAAGATAGGTGGAAGTCGTAAAGATGAAGCTATTCTAAGAAGTCAGTTTTCAAAGGAAAAAAACATAGAAATTCTATCTGAAATTGAGAAAACATCAGCTGTACTTGCAGCAGAGTTAATCTCAAAGCAGGAGCTGTTTTCTAATTTTTCTTTAGAAAATGAACGTGAACAAGGAGTAGATTGTAAAGTTGCAAGACTTAAACAATTACTCATCCAGCGAATAGACAATCAACCCTCGGATAATGAAGAAGCTCGAAAAAAATACTTCATTGCTGTACAAGAGTTGTCAAAATGGTTCAGTGTTTTATTTACATGGGATCAATTCAGTGACTTTATCAGCGTTATGAACAAACAGTTAATCTATGAGGGTACAAGTGATGATCATGTTAACTATACAGTTAGACGTATTGCTGACTTAAAAACAAAGCTTGTTGGAACAAACAAATCTGATAAGGTAACTATTTCTGAAATTGAAAGATTAATTCGCAAATCAGAAGAGCGTCTGAAAAATATTGAAGCCGCTAAAAAGTATTGTTATCGGATTTTAGGTGATTCCTTTAAAAACTTTTTCACCAAACAACAGAGTATCAATAGCACCTTAAAGGCTATAGAAAAAATTAATTCCTGGGATGTACTTCTTGCACCAAAAAAGAGTAAGGGTACAGGTAAGAAAAAGCAAGCTGTATGGGAGCGTTCCTTACCTGAACGTCCAGATCGTAAAGGAGGACGCGAAACCTTTGTTCGAAAACCAGAGGATATGATAACTGGATTTCAATTTAGAGGTGTAGAGTTTGGGCATTATGTGAATGACGAGAAAGGTCTTGAACATATTTTTCGTTGTTCTGAAGCTCTCCATGATCTAGTAGATATACTTGGTATCAATGACACTGATATATCGCTCGATTGCTCTCTTAGTCTTGCATTCGGGGCTAGAGGTAGAGGTAAGGCACTAGGACATTATGAGCCAAATTACAAGGTGATTAATTTTACTAAAGAGCGAGGTTCGCTTGGAATATGCGCTCATGAGGTTTTTCATGCTATTGACCATTGGTTGTATTGTATGTCGCATGAGAACAAGAATGGACGTATTGGTTATCTTTCAAATCTAGATAACATTGGTTCTGGTATCTCTAATGAACTTATTAGAGCTATGGAAGAATTAATAAAAGAAATGAAAGAAGGTAGCTCATTAGACTATTTTCCAAATGAAAATAAACCAGGTACATCTTGGAGAATTTCTTACGCATTAAAGACTCTCTATAAGCAAGAGAATGGTGATTTAGAGACTATCATGACTAAACAAAAGGTAAAACTTGATGAGTCTTATCAATATCATCTTTCAATGGTTTCTTCATTTAGCCGTGAAAAGGAAATCGAAAAATTGGAAAGAAGAAAGAAAAGAGACTTAAAAAAATATGCTCAGGCTCTTGCTTGGTATCATGAGCAAGAAACAGGCGAAAGAGTAGAGGGAATTCCTTATCCTACTGATAGAAGCCAATTCTTACAACAAGCGTTGCTTCTCGACAGAGGATCTTTAGGTAAGTATTGGTCTTCAAATGTAGAGTTAATCGCTCGTGCATTTGAAGCGTGGGTACAAGACACATTAAAAGCAAATAATCGTATCAGTGATTATCTTGTATGTGGTACCTACGATTCCATAGCTTATCCAATGCATGAGGAACGTGAAAAAATAAATGAAAAAATGAGTGCATTAGTGAGAGTTATAGCTAAATCCATTCATTCTAAATAA
- a CDS encoding DNA cytosine methyltransferase: MKQVIKKVYTVSKKADNPRLWLQHLVCEAAGLKAEEEIYISVNEENQEIIIQNRPINQDDHILHVSSRISKTSGKRRPLVDSAKQEYASILSIKQKVEICVYKDNCTSRIVVRPLRYKLLETATVESQSDERLRLLSVCAGAGIGTGCLKDTNAFTPVMEIEFDDDSCEVLRHNYPHSYLFNGDIRDVHEVVESDVAFVSLPCSEHSSLGHLEGNVMNNLFIATAKILMSSQCKVLFFENVPAFYKSEGWFALKELLLDTYPYWQEKNIESYDFGAIATRNRTYSVAFSDFDMFQAFQFPKPPNVRRRKLKDYLDGKNGDYEWKSLEHWMTSFESREAWKDRSLDKTFVDGNAKQINAIPKRYRSQCASNTYVLSEDKKKFRFLTENEIRRILRVPEWFEFCEHTPKTRRFEMLGQSVSGEVIRAIGNSIATVFMKQALNKVNQTVRVVKEKVDSAVSIATNGQLELII, translated from the coding sequence TTGAAACAAGTAATTAAAAAAGTATATACTGTGAGTAAGAAAGCGGATAATCCAAGATTGTGGTTGCAACACCTTGTTTGTGAGGCAGCTGGGTTAAAAGCTGAAGAAGAAATTTACATTTCAGTAAATGAAGAGAATCAAGAGATCATTATACAGAATCGGCCTATTAATCAAGATGATCATATATTACACGTATCATCACGTATCAGTAAGACAAGTGGAAAACGAAGACCGCTTGTAGATAGCGCAAAACAAGAATATGCCTCTATCTTAAGTATTAAACAGAAGGTTGAAATTTGTGTTTATAAAGACAATTGTACGAGTAGGATCGTTGTCAGACCTCTCCGTTACAAATTGTTGGAAACCGCTACAGTTGAAAGTCAATCGGATGAGAGATTAAGGCTATTATCTGTTTGTGCAGGAGCTGGAATAGGTACAGGGTGCTTGAAAGATACAAATGCTTTCACACCCGTAATGGAGATCGAATTTGACGATGATAGTTGTGAGGTTTTAAGACATAATTATCCACATTCATATCTATTCAATGGTGATATTCGAGATGTACATGAGGTTGTTGAATCTGATGTTGCTTTTGTAAGCCTTCCATGCTCAGAGCATAGCTCATTGGGCCATCTTGAAGGTAATGTTATGAATAACTTATTTATAGCAACTGCAAAGATTTTAATGAGCTCTCAGTGTAAGGTCCTATTTTTCGAGAATGTCCCAGCTTTCTATAAAAGTGAAGGGTGGTTTGCATTAAAAGAATTACTTCTTGATACCTACCCTTATTGGCAGGAAAAGAATATTGAAAGCTATGATTTTGGAGCAATTGCTACAAGGAATCGGACTTATTCTGTTGCATTCTCCGATTTTGACATGTTCCAGGCATTTCAGTTTCCCAAACCTCCAAATGTACGACGTAGAAAGCTAAAAGATTACCTAGATGGAAAAAATGGTGACTATGAGTGGAAATCATTAGAACATTGGATGACTAGTTTTGAATCAAGAGAAGCTTGGAAGGATCGTTCATTAGATAAGACATTTGTCGATGGTAATGCAAAGCAGATAAATGCAATCCCAAAAAGATACAGATCTCAATGTGCCTCTAATACCTATGTTTTAAGTGAAGATAAGAAGAAATTTCGATTCTTAACGGAAAATGAAATACGCCGTATTTTAAGAGTTCCTGAGTGGTTTGAATTTTGTGAGCATACTCCTAAAACTCGTCGTTTCGAGATGTTAGGACAATCCGTTTCAGGAGAAGTAATAAGAGCTATTGGTAATTCTATAGCTACTGTGTTTATGAAACAAGCACTTAATAAAGTTAACCAAACGGTGAGAGTAGTAAAAGAAAAAGTTGATAGTGCTGTGTCTATAGCAACAAATGGTCAACTTGAATTAATTATATGA
- a CDS encoding ATP-dependent DNA ligase, producing MLDTPIKPMLLQPSINIPNGENYIHQVKWDGHRATLHYNNGKVKLFTRHGNDISFKYPELCNIILPVENCILDGEVIAFDQSASPPTPCFDNLIVRFQASKKDKIAQLQQTIPVHFSAFDILYLNDRELTKLNLSQRLDILEATITNNEFISYSASYSDGEELFKKMVELGMEGIVSKNLNKPYYIDSRPKDVFYKIKNYQYEVVTISALRKNKFGWLMTNEEGKYKGVLEFVPPDERKAFYHISKQLIQSENREYIYLNPLVKCKVKYQCLSKNGLMRSASFENFVLS from the coding sequence ATGTTAGATACGCCAATTAAGCCAATGCTCTTACAACCATCTATCAATATTCCAAATGGTGAAAACTATATTCATCAAGTAAAATGGGATGGGCATAGGGCTACATTACATTATAACAACGGAAAAGTTAAGTTGTTTACTAGACATGGTAACGACATTAGCTTTAAGTATCCTGAATTATGTAATATTATTCTTCCAGTTGAGAATTGTATCCTAGATGGAGAAGTAATAGCCTTCGACCAAAGTGCATCTCCACCAACTCCTTGTTTTGATAATCTAATTGTACGATTTCAGGCTTCTAAAAAGGACAAGATTGCTCAATTACAACAAACAATTCCTGTACATTTTTCGGCCTTTGATATTCTCTATCTGAATGATAGAGAACTAACCAAACTCAACTTGTCACAACGTTTAGATATACTTGAAGCCACCATAACGAATAATGAGTTCATATCATATAGTGCTAGTTATTCCGATGGTGAGGAACTCTTTAAAAAAATGGTTGAATTGGGTATGGAAGGTATTGTGTCAAAAAACCTTAATAAACCATATTATATCGACTCCAGACCAAAAGACGTCTTCTATAAAATAAAGAATTATCAGTATGAAGTAGTTACTATTTCTGCACTTAGAAAGAATAAATTTGGATGGTTAATGACTAATGAAGAAGGTAAGTATAAGGGTGTTTTGGAGTTTGTACCTCCTGATGAAAGAAAAGCATTTTATCATATTTCAAAACAACTAATTCAATCTGAAAATCGGGAATATATATATCTTAATCCTTTAGTGAAATGTAAAGTGAAGTACCAATGTTTATCAAAAAATGGATTAATGAGAAGTGCTAGTTTCGAAAATTTCGTTCTATCATAA
- a CDS encoding HU family DNA-binding protein codes for MNKTELINEVASRSELSKKDATKAVDSVLDVLLDTLKEGDKVQLIGFGNFEVKERAARKGRNPQTGEEIEIQASKVPSFSPGKQLKDAVNNR; via the coding sequence ATGAATAAAACTGAACTAATTAATGAAGTAGCTAGCAGATCTGAATTGTCTAAGAAAGATGCAACAAAAGCAGTAGATTCAGTGTTAGATGTACTTCTGGATACTCTTAAAGAGGGAGATAAAGTTCAATTAATAGGATTCGGTAACTTTGAAGTAAAAGAACGTGCTGCTCGTAAAGGCCGCAACCCTCAAACTGGAGAAGAAATTGAAATACAAGCATCAAAAGTGCCTTCTTTCAGTCCAGGTAAACAATTGAAAGATGCGGTAAATAATAGATAA
- a CDS encoding DEAD/DEAH box helicase, with amino-acid sequence MSNNIEWKLEENEDSPKMLEVYLEQSWQNAFCYALACEAPDQSWKQPLILMTIIAGSDSTLQSMKAAMDIGSNGIYFGHGDKTLTTYEFQRDFQLNSDKGSYEKFPITINQNRKALAIVHDKLFANEEYVLSFDGNPAEDIANLLGGSKYGLHILNEWKDTVYQELLNRGFIEEIEMYFDKDLFVDGMSLLRIKLSEEEADNLISELVQQKTICFPRSGTGSELETVDSLTDYMLGYSDAMVEKLSKEVQPTHNPMVDETLKHFESFPRTLFPVQSHVATAVSKRLLEQKAVIIQGEMSTGKSSVMTSIAEGYHQLKGKKGYFACLMVPPSLTAKWPDEIREIVPDAEIHVIQKTSQLIEYHVAWEKAGRPKPKKPVFFVISFTTMRGDSRIVPAVEFSYKKTTIQKTEDRIPYRSGYYCSSCGNAHQVIESSNVVINEDGEEEEKHVKRTMLEDEFGTGRRISNNVKPQNAFCSECGDSLWTKKVPTRYNSFKEWAKHEKKLVHAIEQDNPNLYKHIQDTQKEFPKVVGMPRRIAAIEYIRRQMRNFFDISIVDEVHELKGGMTAQGNSLGSLAKVSKKVVAGSGTIFGGKAEDVYYLLFRLFPHEMVASGFKYSEIRRFNEEYGNIEETIYEYKDNGEYSNTNSRGGVRRTEKILPGISSFIYGRYMLKNMVNVRLVDVWPDPVHLENMPTIFVDMDEDLEESYLDMIRSFEHAIDTREDGHKLYLPMTDFGISYIDNPFTFPNATIKVDDAGNRELIWKAIHLDENRLLPKEKKLQEIISSEMSEGRKSIVYVRDTGSSSPGRDVRPRLQKVLEQVGAKVCILDTGTTATNKRSDWLKKKIEKENYDVCIVSQELVKVGLDLLCTPTLIYYQFSWSLFTINQSSRRAWRIGQDKECRIFYVQYKNTFQETMATLIAQKNRASAAINGELSSDGISAMLGEEGDLQSMLIQSVKKGNKVLKGSTEDWVSQTSDRAREILAGIGKKRTPSIQEQVTSWITSQIKVEATKNVLLRKIKVITEDIERGKVSGFTFNNGVFEVDMIEAFGFEFVPDGAILSHLVAQQQQPSATTKTYDAKLFEVEKATSSGRRKKNTPIDGQLAFELF; translated from the coding sequence ATGTCAAACAACATTGAATGGAAACTAGAAGAAAATGAAGATTCTCCTAAAATGCTGGAAGTGTATTTAGAACAATCATGGCAAAATGCCTTTTGTTATGCGTTAGCATGTGAAGCTCCAGATCAATCTTGGAAGCAACCACTAATTCTTATGACCATTATTGCAGGAAGTGATTCAACCCTTCAATCAATGAAGGCTGCAATGGACATAGGTTCAAATGGTATCTATTTTGGACATGGTGATAAAACACTTACAACATATGAATTCCAACGAGATTTTCAGTTGAATTCTGATAAAGGATCTTATGAAAAGTTTCCTATCACAATTAATCAAAATCGAAAGGCTCTTGCAATTGTTCACGATAAATTATTTGCTAATGAAGAGTATGTTTTATCGTTTGATGGCAATCCAGCAGAAGATATAGCGAATTTATTAGGTGGTTCTAAGTACGGTTTACATATTCTGAATGAATGGAAGGATACAGTATACCAAGAACTGCTTAATAGAGGCTTTATAGAAGAGATTGAAATGTATTTTGACAAAGATCTATTCGTAGATGGTATGTCATTATTACGTATTAAACTTTCAGAAGAAGAGGCAGATAACCTTATTTCGGAGTTGGTCCAACAGAAAACAATCTGTTTTCCGAGGAGCGGAACGGGATCTGAATTAGAAACTGTAGATTCCTTAACTGATTATATGCTTGGATACTCTGATGCGATGGTTGAAAAACTTTCAAAAGAGGTACAACCAACCCATAATCCAATGGTAGATGAAACCTTAAAACATTTTGAGAGTTTTCCTCGTACATTATTCCCTGTACAAAGTCATGTTGCAACAGCTGTTTCAAAAAGGTTGTTAGAACAAAAGGCTGTCATTATACAGGGTGAGATGTCAACAGGGAAATCGTCAGTTATGACTAGTATTGCAGAAGGTTACCATCAACTAAAAGGAAAAAAGGGATATTTCGCTTGTTTAATGGTTCCACCAAGCTTAACGGCAAAGTGGCCTGATGAAATAAGAGAAATAGTACCTGATGCAGAGATTCATGTCATTCAAAAAACAAGTCAATTAATTGAATACCATGTAGCTTGGGAAAAAGCAGGACGACCAAAGCCTAAGAAACCAGTCTTCTTTGTTATTTCGTTTACTACTATGCGTGGAGATAGTCGTATTGTTCCCGCTGTAGAGTTCTCATATAAGAAAACAACTATTCAAAAAACAGAAGACCGTATTCCATACAGATCAGGTTATTATTGTTCTTCATGTGGTAATGCTCACCAGGTCATTGAATCAAGTAATGTTGTGATCAATGAAGATGGGGAAGAGGAGGAGAAGCATGTTAAACGTACAATGCTTGAAGATGAATTTGGAACTGGAAGACGCATATCCAATAACGTGAAACCGCAGAATGCTTTTTGTTCGGAGTGTGGGGATAGTTTATGGACAAAGAAAGTTCCAACTCGTTATAACTCTTTCAAAGAATGGGCTAAACATGAAAAGAAGCTTGTTCATGCTATAGAGCAAGATAACCCTAATCTATATAAGCACATACAAGATACTCAAAAAGAATTTCCTAAAGTCGTAGGAATGCCCAGACGTATTGCTGCCATAGAATACATCCGTCGTCAAATGAGAAATTTCTTCGATATTTCCATTGTAGATGAAGTACATGAACTAAAGGGCGGTATGACTGCACAGGGAAATTCTCTAGGAAGTCTAGCAAAAGTATCGAAAAAAGTAGTGGCTGGTAGTGGAACAATTTTTGGTGGTAAGGCAGAGGATGTCTATTATCTATTATTTCGTCTATTCCCTCATGAAATGGTTGCTAGTGGATTCAAATATTCAGAGATTAGAAGATTCAATGAAGAATACGGGAATATAGAAGAAACCATATACGAATATAAAGATAATGGTGAGTACTCTAATACTAATTCTCGTGGAGGCGTAAGAAGAACTGAAAAAATATTGCCAGGTATATCTTCTTTTATATACGGCAGATATATGCTAAAGAACATGGTGAACGTAAGGCTAGTAGATGTTTGGCCAGATCCAGTTCATTTAGAGAATATGCCTACTATTTTTGTTGATATGGATGAAGATTTAGAAGAGTCTTATCTAGACATGATTCGTTCTTTCGAACATGCAATTGATACTCGTGAAGATGGGCATAAGCTTTACCTGCCAATGACTGATTTTGGTATCAGTTATATTGATAATCCTTTCACTTTTCCTAATGCAACAATAAAAGTTGATGATGCAGGTAATCGTGAGCTTATTTGGAAAGCCATTCATTTAGATGAAAATCGTTTGCTTCCAAAGGAGAAAAAACTACAAGAGATTATATCTTCTGAAATGTCAGAAGGACGTAAATCCATTGTATATGTGCGAGATACAGGTTCTTCAAGTCCAGGTAGAGACGTACGACCACGGTTACAGAAAGTACTCGAACAAGTAGGAGCCAAGGTTTGTATTCTTGACACAGGAACTACAGCTACTAACAAGCGTTCCGATTGGTTAAAAAAGAAAATTGAAAAGGAAAACTACGATGTATGTATTGTTAGTCAGGAACTAGTTAAAGTGGGTCTTGACCTACTCTGTACACCGACTCTTATATACTATCAATTCAGTTGGTCTTTATTTACAATCAATCAATCTAGTAGACGCGCGTGGCGTATCGGTCAAGATAAAGAGTGCCGTATATTTTATGTTCAGTATAAAAATACGTTCCAAGAAACAATGGCTACTTTAATCGCACAGAAAAATAGAGCTTCTGCAGCTATTAATGGCGAACTTAGTTCTGATGGAATTTCCGCTATGTTGGGTGAAGAGGGAGATCTTCAATCGATGTTGATTCAGAGTGTTAAGAAGGGCAATAAGGTTCTTAAAGGATCTACTGAAGATTGGGTTAGTCAGACCTCGGATCGAGCTAGAGAAATTCTGGCAGGTATCGGTAAGAAGAGGACTCCATCTATTCAAGAACAAGTAACCAGCTGGATTACATCTCAAATTAAAGTTGAAGCAACCAAAAATGTACTTTTACGTAAAATAAAGGTGATTACAGAGGACATAGAACGAGGAAAAGTTTCCGGCTTTACATTCAATAATGGTGTGTTTGAAGTAGATATGATTGAAGCATTTGGTTTTGAATTTGTACCAGATGGAGCAATCCTTTCGCATTTAGTTGCTCAACAACAGCAACCATCTGCAACTACAAAGACATACGATGCTAAATTATTTGAAGTAGAGAAAGCTACATCATCAGGTCGTCGTAAAAAGAATACACCTATTGATGGTCAACTAGCATTTGAACTTTTCTAA
- a CDS encoding response regulator transcription factor, with translation MRILILDHQNPYRIGTQKLLEIEFPELTVDSRDVSEISDFDHIIETDILLIDPNRISHLSNLKEKMSEVISKGCNIVIYSASISADFLVEMLSIGIKGILLKHSSPTNFMIGISKVMKGESYIDSDLVPLLLTKVISNENEIVETQIVENPNKKAFPEDILSKTEWTILQLFIQGKSNSEIASSLFLSESTVSQYMGKISKKLKVPNRTAAAVKAVANGWIDVSEYVI, from the coding sequence TTGCGAATTTTAATTTTAGATCATCAAAACCCGTATAGAATAGGCACTCAAAAACTACTTGAAATTGAGTTTCCAGAACTTACAGTAGACAGTCGAGATGTAAGTGAAATCTCTGATTTTGACCATATTATTGAAACAGATATCCTATTAATTGATCCGAACAGGATTAGTCATTTGAGTAATCTGAAAGAAAAAATGTCAGAGGTAATAAGTAAAGGATGTAATATTGTCATTTATAGTGCATCTATTTCAGCAGATTTCTTAGTTGAGATGCTATCTATAGGTATCAAAGGAATCCTTTTAAAACATTCAAGTCCCACCAATTTCATGATAGGAATATCCAAGGTAATGAAAGGAGAAAGTTATATTGATAGTGACCTTGTGCCACTCCTTTTAACTAAGGTAATAAGTAATGAGAACGAAATAGTAGAGACACAAATAGTAGAAAATCCTAACAAAAAAGCTTTTCCAGAAGATATATTATCAAAGACTGAATGGACTATCTTACAGTTATTCATACAAGGGAAATCCAATTCAGAGATTGCTAGTTCTTTATTTTTATCGGAAAGTACTGTATCACAATATATGGGGAAAATTTCAAAAAAACTAAAGGTTCCGAACCGTACCGCAGCTGCGGTAAAGGCTGTTGCTAACGGATGGATAGATGTATCTGAGTATGTAATATGA
- a CDS encoding DUF2325 domain-containing protein, with amino-acid sequence MKKPVIAVFGGSQEATFRKLGVKFNCEVLHHTGKTRNGGNKKEFRNIIKKADSVVVLLGACGHVSMDIVKEVCKKLDKNIEFVNGFGATGAIQKGLEVVGIRVEAA; translated from the coding sequence ATGAAAAAACCTGTAATTGCTGTATTTGGTGGAAGTCAAGAAGCTACATTTCGTAAATTAGGAGTTAAATTTAATTGTGAAGTTTTACATCATACTGGTAAGACTCGAAACGGGGGAAATAAGAAAGAATTTCGCAATATTATTAAAAAAGCAGATTCAGTGGTTGTTTTATTAGGAGCATGCGGTCATGTGAGCATGGATATCGTAAAGGAGGTCTGTAAGAAACTTGATAAAAATATTGAATTCGTAAATGGTTTCGGTGCTACTGGAGCTATACAAAAAGGGTTAGAGGTAGTAGGGATAAGAGTAGAGGCTGCATAA